A region from the Triticum urartu cultivar G1812 chromosome 1, Tu2.1, whole genome shotgun sequence genome encodes:
- the LOC125540449 gene encoding uncharacterized protein LOC125540449 produces the protein MGNKMSLIKAALAFFPLEPASYEMAAAEGVKVVEFEEQQARRSDPPLSDGWVRVGAEARGELGTCRRKQQGWWRGGCGRAAVEGGWPAGAIGAVRESHRMRLRSFVFLSFVPVIPAPCARETNEEVE, from the exons ATGGGGAACAAGATGTCGTTGATAAAGGCGGCGCTGGCCTTCTTCCCATTGGAGCCGGCGTCGTACGAGATGGCAGCGGCCGAG GGGGTGAAGGTGGTGGAATTTGAGGAGCAGCAAGCCAGGAGGTCTGACCCTCCCCTCAGCGACGGCTGGGTCAGGGTGGGGGCAGAAGCCCGTGGCGAGTTGGGCACCTGTAGGCGGAAGCAGCAGGGTTGGTGGAGGGGCGGATGCGGACGGGCGGCAGTTGAGGGAGGATGGCCGGCCGGAGCGATAGGAGCAGTTCGGGAATCCCATCGCATGAGGCTGCGCTCGTTTGTTTTTCTTTCGTTTGTTCCTGTCATCCCCGCCCCTTGCGCCAGAGAGACGAACGAGGAGGTCGAATAG